In Capricornis sumatraensis isolate serow.1 chromosome 18, serow.2, whole genome shotgun sequence, one genomic interval encodes:
- the ANKRA2 gene encoding ankyrin repeat family A protein 2, with protein sequence MATSANLDVGAQLIVEECPSSYSLSGMPDIKIEHQLDSSAEEGSAQGVAMGMKFILPNRFDMNVCSRFVKSLNEEDSKNIQDQVNSDLEVASVLFKAECNIHTSPSPGIQVRHVYTPSTTKHFSPIKQSTTLTNKHRGNEVSTTPLLANSLSVHQLAAQGEMLYLATRIEQENVINHTDEEGFTPLMWAAAHGQIAVVEFLLQNGADPQLLGKGRESALSLACSKGYTDIVKMLLDCGVDVNEYDWNGGTPLLYAVHGNHVKCVKMLLENGADPTIETDSGYNSMDLAVALGYRSVQQVIESHLLKLLQNIKE encoded by the exons ATGGCTACATCAGCAAATCTGGATGTTGGAGCGCAGCTGATAGTGGAAGAGTGTCCTAGCAGTTACAGTCTAAGTGGCATGCCAGACATTAAAATAGAACATCAGCTGGACTCAAGCGCAGAAGAAGGGTCAGCTCAGGGTGTTGCCATGGGAATGAAATTCATACTGCCTAACCGATTTGATATGAATGTCTGTTCTCGGTTTGTGAAGTCCTTAAATGAAGAGGATAGTAAAAATATTCAAGATCAAGTTAACTCTGACCTGGAGGTGGCATCTGTCCTATTTAAAG CTGAATGCAATATCCATACATCTCCTTCTCCGGGAATTCAAGTAAGGCATGTCTACACTCCGTCTACAACAAAGCACTTCTCACCCATAAAGCAGTCCACTACTTTAACCAACAAACACAGAGGAAATGAGGTCTCAACCACACCTCTGTTAGCAAATT CTTTATCTGTTCACCAGCTGGCTGCCCAGGGAGAGATGCTCTACCTGGCTACTCGAATCGAACAAG aaaatgttaTCAACCACACGGACGAAGAAGGATTTACCCCTCTGATGTGGGCTGCAGCACACGGGCAAATAGCTGTGGTAGAGTTTCTACTTCAGAAT GGTGCTGATCCTCAGCTTTTAGGAAAAGGTCGAGAAAGTGCACTGTCATTGGCCTGTAGTAAGGGCTACACAGATATTGTCAAAATGCTGCTGGATTGTGGAGTTGATGTAAATGAATACGATTGG aatgGAGGGACACCTTTGCTTTACGCTGTACACGGAAATCATGTGAAATGTGTAAAAATGCTCTTAG AAAATGGAGCCGACCCAACAATTGAAACCGACTCTGGGTATAATTCTATGGATCTAGCTGTAGCCCTGGGCTATAGAAGTG TTCAACAGGTTATTGAGTCCCATTTGTTGAAACTGCTTCAGAACATCAAGGAGTAG
- the UTP15 gene encoding U3 small nucleolar RNA-associated protein 15 homolog, which produces MAGYKPVAIQTYPVLGEKITQDTLYWNNYKTPVQIKEFGAVSKVDFSSQPPYNYAVTASSRIHIYGRYSQEPIKTFSRFKDTAYCATFRQDGRLLVAGSEDGGVQLFDISGRAPLRQFEGHTKAVHSVDFTADKYHVVSGADDYTVKLWDIPNSKEILTFKEHSDYVRCGCASKLNPDLFVTGSYDHTVKMFDARTNQSVISVEHGQPVESVLLFPSGGLLVSAGGRYVKVWDMLKGGQLLVSLKNHHKTVTCLCLSSSGQRLLSGSLDRKVKVYSTTSYKVVHSFDYTASILSLALAHEDETIVVGMTNGILSVKHRKSEAKKDSVPRRRRPAYRTFIKGKNYMKQQDDILINRPSKKHLELYDRDLKNFRISKALDRVLEPTCTIKTPEVTVSIIKELNRRGVLANALAGRDEKEISRVLNFLIRNLSQPRFAPVLINAAEIIIDIYLPVIGQSPVVDKKFLVLQGLVEKEIDYQRELLETLGMMDMLFATMTRKESTSVLQHNTSDGFLENNKIES; this is translated from the exons ATGGCTGGTTATAAGCCTGTAGCAATCCAGACATATCCTGTACTTGGTGAAAAAATCACCCAAGATACACTGTACTGGAACAACTATAAG acACCTGTTCAGATCAAGGAGTTTGGTGCAGTGTCAAAAGTAGACTTTTCTTCCCAGCCTCCATATAACTATGCAGTCACAGCTTCTTCAAGG ATTCACATTTATGGCCGATACTCCCAAGAACCTATAAAAACCTTTTCCCGATTTAAAGACACAGCATACTGTGCTACTTTTCGACAGGATGGTAGACTCCTTGTGGCTGGCAGTGAAGATGGTGGTGTTCAGCTTTTTGATATAAGTGGGAGGGCTCCCCTCAGGCAGTTTGAAGGCCATACTAA AGCAGTTCATTCAGTAGATTTTACAGCTGACAAATATCATGTGGTTTCTGGGGCTGATGATTATACAGTTAAATTATGGGATATTCCAAACTCCAAAGAAATTCTGACATTCAAAGAACATTCTGATTATGTGAGGTGTGGATGTGCTAGCaaactgaacccagatctctttgTCACAG GGTCATATGATCATACTGTGAAGATGTTTGATGCACGAACAAACCAGAGTGTTATCTCTGTTGAGCATGGACAGCCAGTGGAGAGTGTCCTGCTTTTTCCCTCTGGAGGTCTTCTGGTATCAGcag GAGGTCGGTATGTTAAAGTCTGGGACATGCTAAAAGGAGGACAGTTGCTAGTGTCTTTGAAAAATCATCATAAAACTGTGACATGTTTATGTCTCAGCAGCTCTGGACAGAGATTACTCTCTGGCTCACTGGATAG GAAGGTGAAAGTATACAGCACAACTTCCTACAAAGTAGTCCACAGTTTTGATTATACAGCTTCAATTCTGAGTCTTGCACTTGCA CATGAAGATGAGACAATAGTTGTAGGAATGACCAATGGAATACTGAGTGTTAAACATCGGAAATCTGAAGCAAAGAAGGATTCGGTGCCCAGGAGAAGGCGGCCTGCATATCGAACTTTTATTAAgggaaaaaattatatgaaacaaCAG GATGACATTTTGATCAACAGACCATCAAAGAAACATCTAGAATTGTATGACAGGGATCTGAAAAACTTCCGGATCTCTAAGGCGCTTGACAGAGTCCTTGAG CCCACTTGTACGATAAAGACACCCGAAGTTACAGTTTCCATCATAAAGGAGCTAAATCGAAGAGGAGTCCTTGCAAATGCCCTTGCAGGTCGAGatgaaaaggaaatcagtcgcgttcttaattttttgataag GAATCTGTCTCAGCCAAGATTTGCCCCTGTTTTGATTAATGCTGCTGAAATAATTATTG ATATATATCTTCCTGTGATTGGTCAGTCACCTGTAGTTGATAAAAAGTTTTTGGTACTTCAAGGACTTGTAGAAAAAGAGATTGATTACCAGCGAGAACTACTGGAAACCTTGGGGATGATGGATATGCTTTTTGCTACCATGACAAGGAAAGAAAGCACTTCTGTGTTGCAGCATAATACATCTGATGGATTTCTAGAGAACAATAAGATTGAATCGTAG